From a region of the Vicingus serpentipes genome:
- a CDS encoding Mrp/NBP35 family ATP-binding protein, translated as MNFDQKDILEALSFVIEPDLKKDIVDLNLVSNVKSEGNKISFDLQINNPAMHNKKRITEACELHLNRVLKTEVELNISITPIPKAPETPKSNKVLPNVKNIIAIASGKGGVGKSTTTANLAVALAQKGYKVGLVDADIYGPSMPLMFNVEDEKPMPIEVNGRNMIKPVESYGVKLLSIGFFANTDQAVVWRGPMATRALTQLFTEADWGELDYMLIDLPPGTGDIHLSLVQTVPVTGAVIVSTPQKMALIDARKAVGMFKLEQINVPVLGMIENMAYFTPAELPNNKYYIFGENGLKDLAAEQNLPLLGEIPLVQSVREAGDAGRPAVLQENTPQAKAFMAFADNVIEQVNLRNEKLDPTKKVEITNMNGCSTK; from the coding sequence ATGAATTTCGACCAAAAAGATATACTAGAAGCATTAAGTTTTGTAATAGAGCCCGATTTAAAAAAAGATATTGTTGACCTAAATTTAGTGTCCAATGTAAAATCTGAAGGAAATAAAATCAGTTTCGACTTGCAGATTAATAACCCTGCAATGCACAACAAGAAAAGAATTACAGAAGCATGTGAGTTGCATTTAAACAGAGTGCTTAAAACAGAAGTAGAGTTAAACATTAGCATAACTCCAATACCTAAAGCACCTGAAACTCCAAAATCAAACAAAGTTTTGCCTAATGTTAAAAATATTATTGCAATAGCATCAGGAAAAGGTGGTGTTGGAAAATCAACAACAACAGCAAACTTAGCTGTTGCTTTAGCTCAAAAAGGATATAAAGTAGGTTTAGTTGATGCAGATATTTATGGTCCATCTATGCCGCTTATGTTCAATGTAGAGGATGAAAAACCAATGCCAATTGAAGTAAACGGTAGAAACATGATTAAACCTGTAGAAAGTTACGGTGTTAAATTATTGTCTATTGGCTTTTTTGCAAATACTGATCAAGCTGTGGTTTGGAGAGGGCCAATGGCGACTAGAGCATTAACGCAATTATTTACTGAAGCTGATTGGGGAGAATTAGATTATATGCTAATTGATTTGCCTCCAGGAACAGGAGACATTCATTTATCTTTAGTACAAACAGTTCCTGTAACTGGAGCTGTAATTGTTAGTACACCACAAAAAATGGCGCTAATTGACGCTAGAAAAGCTGTTGGGATGTTTAAGTTAGAACAAATCAACGTGCCAGTTTTAGGAATGATTGAAAACATGGCGTATTTTACACCTGCTGAATTACCAAATAACAAATATTATATTTTTGGTGAAAATGGGTTAAAAGATTTAGCAGCAGAACAAAACCTACCATTACTAGGAGAAATACCTTTGGTTCAAAGTGTAAGAGAAGCTGGTGATGCTGGGAGGCCTGCTGTGCTTCAGGAGAACACACCTCAAGCAAAAGCATTTATGGCGTTTGCAGATAATGTAATTGAACAAGTAAACTTAAGGAACGAAAAATTAGACCCTACTAAAAAGGTAGAGATAACTAATATGAATGGTTGTTCTACTAAATAA
- a CDS encoding MGMT family protein has product MKYSEASQDFFEQVYQVCREIPYGRVTTYGAIAKYLGAARSSRVVGWAMNSAHSQQNTVPAQRVVNRNGQLTGKIHFSTPFEMEEKLKSEGILVKNDTIVDFKKYFWDPSIELAL; this is encoded by the coding sequence ATGAAGTACTCAGAGGCTAGTCAAGATTTTTTTGAACAAGTTTATCAGGTTTGCAGAGAAATACCTTACGGCAGAGTAACTACTTATGGTGCTATTGCAAAATATTTGGGTGCAGCTCGTAGCTCAAGAGTTGTTGGCTGGGCAATGAATAGTGCTCATTCTCAACAGAACACTGTTCCTGCCCAAAGAGTTGTAAACAGAAATGGGCAGCTAACTGGTAAAATTCATTTTTCAACTCCATTTGAAATGGAAGAAAAATTAAAATCAGAAGGTATTTTAGTAAAAAACGATACTATTGTTGACTTTAAAAAATATTTCTGGGACCCATCTATTGAATTGGCTTTATAA
- a CDS encoding TfoX/Sxy family protein codes for MAYDEYLADRIKHVLKEKRVSFIGKNMMGGLMFMVDEKMFCGIHFDKKRKTDLLMVRIGEEASIEASTKTGCQPMDFTGRPMKGFVFVDPTGFDLDDDLAYWIQLCINFNPLENQVKRNNEVLRG; via the coding sequence ATGGCTTACGACGAATATTTAGCTGACCGTATTAAACATGTTTTAAAAGAAAAAAGAGTTTCATTTATTGGTAAAAATATGATGGGAGGATTAATGTTTATGGTTGATGAGAAAATGTTTTGCGGAATCCATTTTGATAAAAAAAGAAAGACCGACTTATTGATGGTTAGAATAGGTGAAGAAGCTAGTATTGAAGCTTCAACTAAAACAGGTTGCCAACCTATGGATTTTACAGGTAGACCAATGAAAGGATTTGTTTTTGTTGACCCTACAGGATTTGATTTAGATGATGACTTAGCTTATTGGATTCAACTTTGTATCAATTTTAATCCATTGGAAAATCAAGTAAAAAGAAATAATGAAGTACTCAGAGGCTAG